A stretch of the Nerophis ophidion isolate RoL-2023_Sa linkage group LG27, RoL_Noph_v1.0, whole genome shotgun sequence genome encodes the following:
- the LOC133544487 gene encoding xin actin-binding repeat-containing protein 2-like isoform X2, with translation MYQAAVSHKESGSSSSAAVMDESEACSLPGGLASVKKQFENQGFASSSSQSSSTQFHIQQRSVQEVCHSSEVTVRSSVREVAPSTAIFHKEVVHDERVHQNNVAGVHGHHHNDTVRLAAGDDLPKVSTQALKQQYEKTIEEATPADEIKVDMDFNQFQWTPVSKLSEASSKTSQKYSSSVNTTASSAVSSATNETTEYFPPPPLMSLLEVPQQELESSSQASQHKTTVNREQYFKHKSMAELKRLYKHIHPEVRKNLEEDYHSQLTEAQQSFLENQEVVGDVQQACFMFENEGSSGSTSPDRESVEWDEILKGEVESRRWMFENKPLDTIKDDSPNENEDKNIAQQEIIAGKDVRYTTWMFETKPIDALGNETEDFSEQTQKVTDLAKGDVRTATWLFETQPLDYLNKIYQDDEQNGETVITKDITGGDVKTARYLFETQHLDSLGKTETFEESHFLSLKSEMEELKGDVKMTTRRFETLPMCVIRGDAGEMLQITTIRREETEKGDVKTSRWMFETQPLDTINKDLVNVKLICGISMEDNVQGGVNKGRWLFETKNLDTIKDEEWEISRKQKEEIIGADVRKHCLVFETQPMDMLKDNANARPVPSEEIIGGDVRSAKHLFETVPMEHLKELMEVGKLQKRVATEEEKGDVRHQKWVFESQPLESIREEKKEILRTVNIEALDKGDVTNYKEKFECMDLSKCEGAQKIQVEGVTSGSVESNRVLFESTPMYAMQDSSGHYHEVRTVTREEIVKGDVHSCRWMFETRPIDEFDDSINKFQLIKGISKQEIESGDVKTAKWLFETQQLDTIKHVDSEEKETIEKTEIERGDVKTCRWLFETQPMDALYEKVEKSDVNVEEMQKGDVKTCTWLFETQSLDNIRDHTELESETVLKTCTVKQDDIQGKDVRLARFLFETENLENLTGEDSGSFRKVTEIDIQSGDVSKMKYIFENRSSDIMTSTSEETMQRLKMQQAEDIQKGNVVNCTWMFENHPIDAIHEESKEERERKTITDVQGGNVDKGRFIFETFSLDQIKDKTTESEMTTLTSITREEVEKGDVKNYTMMFETQPLYAIRDKEGHYHEVTTVTKEEIMRGDVVGARWLFETKPLDSIRDSEEIYVIKSVTEEGVNKGDVSSARWRFETQPLDEISEEIKIKSKTVADIQGGDVKTSKHRFESDDMSQKYIRTVSVSEIQKGDVRSATWMFETRAIDEIGSEGEEYDGMEKVTKEEVMKGDVKQSVWLFEKQPLDSIKDTEDTTLLIQKEEIPQGDVKTTTWLFETTPFHEFNESSVEKRDIMGKSVKGTLEELYSQKMVNSQGVLIEADEIGDVRMAKYKLMNQEAPQIQKEEIIRGNLSNIMMNLLNRREITERAITIDKEERGNINTTVEQLFNQETSSQIEKEEILRGDIQEAINSLLRNESSSKRGILIQEDEKGDVRMTIYSLLNKEERAGMEKEDIIQGNVSKTLHRLLSNSGAEDSKKIRVEDTERGNVSFYSTCIESGALEYLRQLQCDTDETEQVVEKEHIIGGDIEETKILLKKNQQEIGRTVAKDDIVPGDVCSIVQVFMTEPSVTFRNLDNQDIVKGDLSAALDSLTQAINQKVVLEKEEVVKGDLPTTLKSLEKAQHQSKEMEKPEIIRGDIRGALESLEKSATVKTEVTVEDLVPGDIRGTLKSLEEAKRAVKEVEREEIVKGDIHTAMQGLHEASSDKKLYQHQVSEQGDVKGTIQLLLEPTTSPRMQRRGSTEGDVKTSIKSLYAEQDTTIVEKEEVVKGDVQGAIKCLMQKKHYSKPKRIHSLKKAKAPQKNPLTVNQVVHEGSREEKRESKTGSSDAAVKNISQSCESQKHNESKLVKTQVITNETSVAKTQDTAGAAPPKSMKEERHKVLLPHKTQSQKPIMITTEQKANYAQAKTKSADVNTIKEAHDSSQTNISDKQICNMKSVKQVQTTVVQKTVSHKQNVTISEQSSTSKNVIQDKTHTQKQGIKNMKTDSRNLDMMTRGVNKKGKPEIHFPPPPASPPPSSESEFSLPPPPSPILENPAPPMSHPSTVTLESELPPPPPPPPVECVKSEPEFFPPPPPPSWTGPDFLPPPPSQEDLGTIPPPRPGNPGKPIGKPLFKVPKQEEAPRPVPAKPKWQKNLQRPTQLHLDQVTTSTVTEVKVQESIPGTSRKIEADSKIQSLASAKLTQKETPPPPKKTFIPPIKLPPPPEPVPETKPRPYARKFKTPLMLAEEKYRQQTMEKEETERSTVTTPTIPPVNAQILSNIDSLQLSASSKTEKRETTEATKGQVHISKEETKAQYVATNESASQIPQTKPLMSVVNKKVAPGSSGISLENQQKILSSKVTIRNQAAPSPKGPPISEQKPSKVEVQSTSNVVTSSVTEQQFIKQSRVSTVMQTAPSKENINVQGQAAALPRAQDVKNLNESFTKEGKIPPSQPTKIPKVTPSFKVKTFKMPPEKKEMQSQKETVTEVLHLQGSEVKVTQESSQMRSSATKVKVKATENQESQLTSEKLVQMNEAKENLPAAVTVLVPKKEKIASPAASVSHVQQSTRAEQVQRRQEVVVTERVVQQSSQSHEATHMHQKQTQQQVAETNKMQRASEKSKSELKNTSVKKEAHSEEVQQSDKCREMQKLLTQIEELEGTPSKIDSTTVGVIISDLPDWLLGLAERKNLSGIAQQSNKKKLKELLVYLKNIVQVRYTTLEEKLTVEVKVKEAPPAVLPKPEKKVFSGVTTNTSKISTRSSEERKSFQERKKQELSEATDQRAHSPLASIRTPSPTFISIESRRIESPLRGTPSPQPYRSVGTPPPAPRKQFITTTAFRATPSPTMSRSEKLMKLKDASPKHSGDLTPPPPMVTSEVFVSTELSSSVGQATPTVRTEQGLVDTAETGDSMMTVKDKKSFFEEARKAEVSKLYLRKDPIDIPERLEADTEENVQVLTADIPKEDLPKVDLTKLVNRFESTRPKVYTRKEPIVITERLGSDTEDAEAEPQTPRTEELPTFNVKAIKNVFESGEHSSQAARDLREQIEKREPDFPHAEMSSVTERFCSVDDFGNMMRSEVHSGSSLTRGNPPSYADVVRGTVPTVTVPPEASAEELLRNFQQSWAEGQGTFQNVGFSVTEQRSSQIVTHQQETVVTEDSSSRRRTVQGVSDEGVPHGISDRRQAKLP, from the exons GAGGTGTGCCATTCCTCGGAAGTGACGGTGAGAAGCAGTGTCAGAGAGGTCGCCCCTTCCACGGCCATTTTTCATAAAGAG GTGGTCCACGACGAGCGAGTGCACCAGAACAACGTGGCCGGCGTTCACGGACACCATCACAACGACACAG TTAGGCTTGCCGCAGGAGACGACCTACCCAAGGTTTCCACACAGGCTTTGAAGCAGCAGTATGAAAAAACCATCGAGGAAGCCACACCGGCCGATGAAATTAAG GTCGATATGGATTTTAACCAGTTTCAGTGGACTCCAGTAAGCAAGTTATCCGAAGCTTCATCCAAGACCAGCCAGAAATACTCCTCATCTGTAAACACCACTGCTTCATCTGCGGTTTCATCAGCCACAAACGAAACAACAGAAtactttcctcctcctcctctgatGAGTCTGCTGGAGGTACCACAACAAGAACTTGAGAGCAGTTCCCAAGCCTCCcaacataaaaccactgtcaacaGGGAGCAGTACTTTAAACATAAGAGCATGGCTGAACTGAAGCGCCTCTACAAGCACATTCATCCAGAAGTCCGCAAGAACCTGGAAGAAGACTACCACAGTCAACTCACCGAGGCACAGCAAAGCTTTCTGGAAAATCAGGAGGTGGTGGGAGACGTTCAGCAGGCATGCTTTATGTTTGAAAATGAGGGTTCAAGCGGGAGTACGAGTCCTGACCGAGAATCCGTGGAGTGGGACGAGATCCTTAAAGGAGAAGTTGAATCTAGGCGCTGGATGTTTGAAAACAAGCCACTGGATACGATTAAAGATGACAGTCCAAATGAGAATGAGGATAAGAATATTGCACAGCAGGAAATCATTGCCGGTAAGGATGTCAGATACACAACATGGATGTTTGAGACTAAGCCCATTGATGCTCTGGGCAATGAGACGGAGGATTTTTCCGAACAGACACAAAAAGTGACTGATCTGGCAAAAGGTGACGTCCGTACCGCTACTTGGCTCTTTGAGACGCAGCCTCTGGACTACCTAAATAAGATCTACCAAGATGATGAACAGAATGGTGAGACCGTCATCACCAAAGACATTACTGGAGGAGATGTGAAAACTGCCAGGTATCTCTTCGAGACCCAGCATCTTGATTCCCTGGGGAAAACTGAAACTTTTGAGGAAAGCCACTTCCTCAGCCTGAAGTCTGAGATGGAAGAGTTAAAAGGGGATGTGAAGATGACCACCCGCAGGTTTGAGACTCTGCCCATGTGTGTCATTAGGGGGGATGCTGGAGAGATGCTGCAGATCACCACCATTCGCAGAGAGGAGACAGAGAAAGGAGATGTCAAGACGTCACGCTGGATGTTTGAAACCCAACCCCTAGACACAATTAACAAAGACCTTGTAAACGTAAAGCTCATATGCGGTATTTCCATGGAGGACAATGTTCAAGGCGGAGTCAACAAAGGGAGATGGCTTTTTGAGACAAAGAATCTGGATACCATCAAGGACGAGGAGTGGGAGATTTCCAGAAAGCAAAAGGAAGAGATAATTGGAGCTGATGTGAGAAAACACTGCCTGGTGTTCGAAACTCAGCCTATGGATATGCTGAAGGATAATGCCAATGCTAGACCTGTACCGTCTGAGGAGATTATAGGAGGTGATGTGCGATCAGCGAAACACCTGTTTGAAACTGTGCCAATGGAACATCTCAAGGAACTGATGGAAGTGGGGAAACTCCAGAAAAGGGTGGCAACTGAAGAAGAAAAGGGTGATGTGAGACATCAGAAGTGGGTGTTTGAAAGCCAGCCTTTGGAGAGCATAagagaggagaaaaaagaaaTTTTGAGAACTGTGAATATTGAAGCTCTAGATAAAGGAGATGTGACAAATTATAAGGAAAAGTTTGAGTGTATGGATTTAAGTAAATGTGAAGGGGCACAGAAAATTCAAGTTGAGGGCGTCACAAGCGGCTCAGTGGAATCCAACAGAGTTCTCTTTGAATCCACGCCTATGTATGCCATGCAAGACAGCTCTGGCCACTACCACGAGGTGAGAACTGTGACGCGAGAGGAGATAGTCAAGGGAGACGTGCATAGTTGCAGATGGATGTTTGAAACACGACCTATCGATGAGTTTGATGACAGCATCAACAAGTTTCAGCTTATCAAAGGCATTTCTAAACAAGAGATCGAGTCAGGGGATGTCAAGACGGCCAAGTGGCTCTTTGAAACTCAACAGCTTGATACAATCAAACATGTTGACAGTGAAGAAAAGGAGACTATAGAAAAGACTGAAATCGAGAGAGGTGACGTGAAGACTTGCAGGTGGCTGTTCGAGACACAGCCGATGGATGCCTTGTATGAAAAGGTAGAGAAGAGCGATGTGAATGTTGAGGAAATGCAGAAAGGTGATGTGAAAACCTGCACTTGGCTCTTTGAGACCCAGAGTCTTGACAACATACGTGACCATACAGAGTTAGAGTCTGAGACCGTTTTGAAAACCTGTACTGTAAAACAAGATGACATCCAAGGAAAAGATGTGCGGCTGGCCCGCTTCCTTTTTGAGACAGAGAACCTCGAAAACCTCACTGGCGAAGACAGCGGCTCTTTCCGGAAGGTCACGGAAATCGACATTCAGTCGGGTGATGTTTCCAAAATGAAGTACATTTTTGAGAACCGCTCATCGGACATAATGACCTCTACCTCGGAGGAAACAATGCAGCGGCTGAAGATGCAGCAGGCTGAAGACATCCAGAAGGGCAATGTCGTCAACTGCACCTGGATGTTTGAGAATCACCCGATCGATGCCATCCATGAGGAGTCCAAAGAAGAGAGGGAAAGGAAAACCATCACTGATGTCCAGGGGGGTAACGTTGACAAAGGCCGCTTCATTTTTGAGACATTCTCTCTGGATCAAATTAAGGACAAAACCACAGAGTCTGAAATGACAACGCTGACAAGCATCACTAGAGAGGAAGTCGAGAAGGGAGATGTTAAAAACTACACCATGATGTTTGAGACTCAACCACTGTATGCTATCCGCGACAAAGAAGGTCATTACCATGAAGTCACCACTGTCACCAAGGAGGAGATCATGAGAGGAGACGTGGTGGGAGCCAGATGGCTGTTTGAGACTAAACCTCTGGATTCTATCAGAGACTCTGAGGAGATTTATGTAATAAAATCTGTTACCGAAGAAGGCGTCAACAAAGGAGACGTCAGCTCTGCCAGATGGAGATTTGAAACCCAACCTCTTGATGAAATTTCAGAGGAAATAAAAATCAAGTCGAAAACAGTTGCAGACATCCAGGGAGGTGATGTGAAAACAAGCAAGCATAGATTTGAGAGTGATGATATGTCGCAAAAGTACATCAGAACGGTCAGCGTGAGCGAAATCCAAAAGGGGGACGTCAGATCGGCTACGTGGATGTTTGAAACCCGTGCAATTGACGAAATTGGCAGCGAGGGAGAAGAGTATGACGGTATGGAGAAAGTGACAAAAGAGGAAGTTATGAAAGGGGATGTAAAGCAGTCTGTTTGGCTTTTTGAGAAGCAGCCTCTTGATAGCATCAAAGACACAGAAGACACAACTCTGCTAATCCAAAAGGAGGAAATCCCACAGGGtgatgtaaaaacaacaacatggctCTTTGAAACGACGCCTTTCCATGAATTCAATGAGAGCAGTGTGGAAAAGAGAGACATCATGGGCAAAAGCGTCAAAGGGACACTCGAGGAACTGTACAGTCAGAAAATGGTCAACTCACAAGGGGTCCTAATTGAGGCAGATGAAATTGGTGATGTTCGCATGGCCAAGTACAAGCTGATGAACCAAGAGGCCCCGCAAATTCAAAAAGAAGAAATTATTCGTGGCAACCTGAGCAACATCATGATGAACCTCCTGAATCGCAGGGAGATCACGGAGAGGGCGATAACTATAGACAAGGAAGAGCGGGGCAACATCAACACCACAGTTGAGCAACTGTTCAACCAAGAGACGAGCAGTCAAATCGAAAAAGAAGAAATCCTCCGTGGCGACATTCAGGAAGCCATAAATAGCCTGCTGAGAAATGAGAGTTCTTCCAAGCGTGGTATTCTGATTCAGGAGGATGAGAAAGGAGATGTGAGGATGACAATCTATTCCTTATTGAATAAAGAGGAACGAGCCGGCATGGAAAAAGAGGATATCATTCAAGGCAATGTCAGCAAAACGCTTCATCGCCTCCTCTCCAACTCAGGCGCAGAGGACTCGAAAAAGATAAGGGTAGAAGACACAGAACGGGGCAATGTCAGCTTTTACTCCACATGCATAGAATCTGGAGCTTTGGAGTATTTGAGGCAGCTTCAGTGTGATACGGATGAAACAGAGCAAGTCGTGGAAAAGGAGCATATCATTGGTGGCGATATCGAAGAAACTAAAATCTTGCTTAAGAAGAATCAACAGGAGATAGGTCGCACAGTGGCAAAGGACGATATAGTTCCCGGTGATGTATGCAGCATTGTTCAGGTCTTTATGACAGAGCCCAGTGTTACTTTCCGAAACCTGGACAATCAAGACATCGTTAAAGGGGACCTTAGTGCGGCCTTGGATTCGCTGACTCAAGCCATCAATCAGAAAGTGGTGCTAGAGAAAGAGGAAGTGGTAAAAGGAGATTTACCCACAACTTTGAAATCTTTGGAGAAGGCTCAGCATCAGTCCAAAGAAATGGAAAAGCCAGAAATCATCCGGGGAGACATTAGAGGTGCtctcgagtcactagagaagtcTGCAACTGTAAAAACGGAAGTGACTGTTGAAGATTTAGTGCCAGGCGATATCAGAGGAACGCTGAAGTCCCTGGAGGAGGCCAAACGAGCAGTGAAGGAAGTCGAAAGAGAGGAGATTGTTAAAGGAGACATTCACACCGCCATGCAAGGTTTACACGAGGCATCCAGTGACAAAAAATTATATCAGCATCAAGTGAGTGAACAAGGCGATGTTAAAGGTACCATCCAGCTCCTCCTTGAGCCGACGACCAGCCCAAGGATGCAGCGCAGAGGTAGCACCGAGGGAGATGTGAAAACATCCATAAAATCGCTGTATGCCGAACAAGACACAACAATTGTGGAAAAAGAGGAAGTGGTGAAAGGGGACGTTCAAGGTGCGATAAAGTGTCtcatgcaaaaaaaacattattcaaAGCCAAAACGCATCCATTCTCTCAAGAAAGCAAAGGCTCCGCAAAAAAATCCATTAACTGTAAATCAAGTGGTGCATGAGGGCTCGCGTGAAGAAAAGAGGGAGAGCAAAACAGGCAGTTCAGATGCCGCTGTAAAAAATATTTCTCAGAGCTGTGAGTCACAGAAGCACAATGAAAGCAAACTGGTGAAAACACAGGTGATTACCAATGAGACCTCTGTAGCCAAAACCCAAGATACTGCTGGGGCCGCTCCACCAAAGAGCATGAAAGAAGAGAGGCACAAAGTGCTGCTCCCACACAAAACACAATCCCAAAAGCCCATTATGATAACGACTGAACAAAAGGCTAATTATGCGCAGGCAAAAACAAAATCCGCTGATGTGAATACAATTAAAGAGGCACACGATTCATCGCAGACAAATATATCAGACAAGCAAATATGCAACATGAAATCAGTCAAACAGGTACAGACGACAGTCGTGCAGAAGACTGTTTCACACAAACAAAATGTCACGATATCTGAGCAGAGCTCCACGTCTAAAAATGTCATCCAAGATAAGACTCATACACAAAAGCAAGGCATTAAAAACATGAAGACTGACTCTCGTAACCTTGACATGATGACGCGGGGAGTAAACAAAAAGGGGAAACCAGAAATTCACTTCCCTCCACCTCCCGCATCTCCACCTCCGTCCTCAGAGTCTGAGTTTTCCCTCCCTCCCCCGCCATCTCCAATCCTGGAAAACCCAGCACCACCGATGTCTCATCCTTCCACCGTGACGCTGGAGAGTGAActcccgccgccgccgccaccaccACCTGTTGAATGTGTCAAATCAGAGCCGGAATtttttcctcctcctccccctcccTCTTGGACTGGACCAGATTTTCTTCCTCCACCACCTTCTCAGGAAGATCTTGGCACAATCCCGCCACCCCGGCCCGGGAATCCAGGGAAACCCATTGGTAAGCCTTTGTTTAAAGTGCCCAAACAAGAAGAAGCACCAAGGCCCGTACCGGCAAAaccaaaatggcaaaaaaatctGCAAAGACCTACTCAGCTTCACCTTGACCAAGTAACAACATCCACTGTCACAGAGGTCAAAGTTCAAGAAAGTATACCAGGGACAAGCCGGAAAATTGAGGCAGACTCGAAAATACAAAGCCTTGCTTCTGCTAAATTGACACAAAAAGAAACCCCACCACCacccaaaaaaacatttattcccCCCATTAAGTTGCCTCCACCACCTGAACCTGTTCCTGAGACAAAACCGAGGCCTTACGCTCGCAAATTCAAAACTCCCCTAATGCTCGCCGAGGAGAAATACCGTCAGCAGACAATGGAGAAGGAGGAAACCGAGAGAAGTACAGTCACAACTCCCACAATTCCTCCAGTAAATGCACAGATTCTCTCCAATATCGACAGTCTGCAGCTATCTGCATCAAGTAAGACTGAAAAAAGAGAGACCACAGAAGCAACCAAAGGACAAGTACACATTTCCAAAGAGGAAACAAAAGCACAATATGTGGCCACCAATGAAAGTGCATCTCAGATTCCTCAGACCAAGCCCTTGATGTCAGTGGTAAATAAGAAAGTAGCCCCAGGGTCTTCCGGTATTTCTTTGGAGAACCAGCAAAAAATACTCTCCTCAAAAGTCACCATAAGAAATCAGGCAGCACCTTCACCTAAGGGTCCGCCTATTTCTGAACAGAAACCCTCCAAAGTAGAAGTCCAGTCAACTTCTAATGTTGTCACCTCTTCAGTCACAGAGCAGCAGTTCATTAAGCAGTCCAGGGTCAGTACTGTCATGCAGACTGCGCCGTCAAAGGAAAATATAAATGTCCAAGGGCAGGCCGCAGCTTTACCGAGGGCTCAGGATGTCAAAAACCTCAATGAGTCGTTCACGAAAGAAGGCAAAATACCTCCGTCTCAACCCACAAAAATTCCAAAGGTAACTCCCAGTTTCAAGGTGAAAACCTTTAAGATGCCGCCTGAGAAAAAAGAGATGCAGAGCCAAAAAGAGACAGTGACAGAAGTCCTCCATTTGCAGGGGAGTGAAGTAAAAGTGACCCAAGAAAGCTCCCAGATGAGGTCATCCGCAacaaaagtgaaagtgaaagcgaCGGAAAATCAAGAAAGTCAGCTGACGAGTGAGAAACTTGTGCAAATGAATGAAGCCAAAGAAAATCTTCCAGCAGCAGTCACGGTTTTAGTGCCCAAGAAGGAGAAGATAGCATCTCCGGCAGCATCTGTGTCCCATGTTCAGCAGAGCACAAGGGCAGAGCAGGTCCAAAGGCGACAGGAAGTAGTTGTGACGGAGAGGGTGGTGCAACAAAGCTCTCAGAGCCATGAAGCTACACATATGCACCAAAAGCAAACTCAGCAACAAGTGGCAGAAACAAACAAAATGCAGAGAGCATCGGAAAAGTCCAAAAGTGAACTGAAGAACACGTCCGTCAAAAAGGAGGCTCATTCCGAGGAGGTCCAACAATCAGACAAATGCCGTGAAATGCAGAAGCTGCTCACTCAAATCGAGGAGCTTGAGGGCACGCCGAGCAAGATTGACTCCACCACCGTCGGCGTGATTATAAGTGATCTCCCTGATTGGCTGCTTGGCTTGGCGGAGAGAAAGAATTTGAGCGGTATTGCCCAGCAGTCAAATAAGAAAAAGTTGAAAGAGTTGTTGGTTTATTTGAAGAATATCGTTCAAGTTAGGTACACAACTCTAGAAGAGAAGTTGACAGTGGAGGTAAAAGTAAAGGAAGCGCCGCCGGCAGTGCTTCCAAAACCAGAGAAGAAGGTGTTTAGTGGCGTGACGACTAATACGTCAAAAATCAGTACGAGATCATCCGAAGAAAGAAAGTCTTTTCAAGAGAGGAAAAAACAGGAGCTGAGTGAAGCAACGGATCAGAGGGCACACTCCCCACTGGCGAGCATTCGCACCCCCTCGCCCACCTTCATCAGTATTGAATCCAGGAGGATAGAGTCACCGCTCAGAGGCACCCCATCACCGCAGCCGTACAGGTCTGTTGGGACGCCGCCGCCCGCACCTCGTAAGCAGTTCATAACCACAACGGCCTTCAGGGCCACACCTTCTCCCACAATGAGCCGCTCAGAAAAGCTGATGAAACTGAAAGACGCTTCCCCAAAGCATTCTGGCGACCTCACCCCACCACCTCCCATGGTGACATCGGAGGTATTTGTGAGTACCGAATTATCTTCGTCTGTCGGACAAGCCACTCCCACGGTGAGGACTGAGCAGGGCTTGGTGGATACGGCAGAAACTGGTGACTCCATGATGACGGTCAAAGATAAAAAGTCTTTCTTTGAGGAGGCCCGGAAAGCAGAAGTTAGCAAGTTGTACCTAAGAAAGGATCCGATTGACATCCCTGAACGCCTCGAAGCTGACACTGAGGAGAATGTGCAGGTTTTGACTGCAGACATACCAAAAGAGGATCTTCCCAAAGTGGATTTGACTAAACTGGTGAATAGATTTGAATCCACACGGCCCAAAGTCTACACCAGGAAGGAGCCGATTGTCATCACAGAAAGGCTTGGGAGTGACACAGAAGACGCAGAGGCCGAACCGCAAACACCCCGAACAGAAGAACTGCCGACCTTCAACGTCAAAGCGATAAAGAATGTGTTCGAAAGTGGCGAGCACAGTTCTCAGGCAGCCCGAGATCTACgggaacaaattgaaaaaagagAACCAGACTTTCCTCACGCGGAAATGTCCTCCGTCACCGAGCGGTTCTGCAGCGTTGATGACTTTGGAAACATGATGAGGAGTGAGGTGCATTCTGGGAGCTCTCTGACCCGCGGCAACCCTCCATCCTACGCCGACGTGGTGAGAGGCACGGTTCCGACTGTTACCGTGCCCCCGGAAGCCTCTGCCGAGGAGCTGCTGAGAAACTTCCAACAGTCTTGGGCCGAGGGCCAAGGAACCTTCCAGAATGTGGGCTTCAGCGTCACGGAGCAGAGAAGTTCGCAGATTGTCACACATCAGCAGGAGACTGTCGTGACGG AAGACTCGAGTTCCAGACGCCGAACTGTGCAGGGCGTGTCGGACGAGGGTGTACCCCATGGAATCTCTGATCGCAGACAAGCAAAACTTCCATAA